A genomic region of Enterococcus sp. 12C11_DIV0727 contains the following coding sequences:
- a CDS encoding amino acid ABC transporter substrate-binding protein/permease encodes MKKKHFLLSFIVMMASLLTFTLGQSAQAEEKTYTIGTDLTFAPFEFQDSKGEYVGIDVDLLQAIAEAQDFKVNLKPLGFDSAIQAVQSKQVDGMIAGMSITDERKKSFDFSDPYFDSGLQMAVKTGNDKIKSYDDLKGKTAAAKVGTESAAFLEKNQEKYGYTIKNFDDATGLYQALENNEADAIFDDYPVLGYAVTNGQNLQLVGKKETGSSYGFAVKKGQNKELIEKFNAGLKELKSSGKYDAILAKYITTGTETDSDSKMKKIQPKKDTYVVASDSTFAPFEFQNADGKYEGIDVDLVNRIAELQDFTIEFKFIGFSSAVQAVESGQADAMIAGMTITDEREKSFDFSTPYFNSGIQIAVKKGNDKIHSYEDLKDKKVGAKIGTESADFLESNKDKYGYSIKYLDTTDALYSALEINEIDAMMDDYPVIGYGVAQKQPLTTPIPREEGGKYGFAVKKGKNPELIQMFNEGLAELKRTGEYDEIIGKYVKDGATENKVDESTFVGMIQNNWKRLLNGLWMTIQLTLVSFILALIVGVLFGLFSASPSKTLRVISTIYVDIIRGIPLMVLAFFIYFGLPGILGFNIPVFLAGIITLTLNASAYISEIVRGGINAVPVGQMEASRSLGLSYNRTMQKIILPQAIKIMIPSFVNQFVISLKDTTILSAIGLIELLQTGKIIVARNLQSTMVYFVIAMMYLILITALTKLAKVLEKKVK; translated from the coding sequence ATGAAAAAGAAACACTTTTTACTTTCATTCATTGTAATGATGGCAAGTCTACTGACATTTACACTTGGGCAAAGCGCTCAGGCTGAGGAAAAAACATATACTATAGGAACAGATTTGACTTTCGCCCCTTTTGAATTCCAAGACTCTAAAGGAGAATATGTTGGAATCGATGTGGATCTGCTTCAGGCAATCGCTGAAGCTCAAGATTTTAAAGTTAATCTGAAGCCGCTTGGGTTTGATAGCGCCATTCAAGCTGTACAATCAAAACAAGTAGACGGTATGATTGCCGGTATGAGCATTACTGATGAACGAAAAAAATCATTTGATTTCTCAGATCCTTATTTTGATAGCGGTCTGCAAATGGCCGTTAAAACAGGAAACGATAAAATCAAAAGCTATGATGATCTAAAAGGCAAGACAGCTGCTGCTAAAGTGGGAACTGAAAGTGCTGCTTTCTTAGAGAAAAACCAAGAAAAATACGGCTATACAATCAAAAATTTCGATGATGCAACGGGTCTTTATCAAGCACTTGAAAATAATGAAGCAGATGCCATTTTCGATGATTATCCAGTTTTAGGCTATGCCGTAACGAATGGCCAGAACCTGCAATTAGTTGGTAAAAAAGAAACAGGTAGTTCATATGGTTTCGCTGTTAAAAAAGGGCAAAACAAAGAATTGATTGAAAAGTTTAATGCTGGTTTAAAAGAACTAAAAAGCTCAGGTAAATATGACGCTATCTTAGCGAAATATATTACTACAGGAACTGAAACAGATTCTGATTCTAAAATGAAAAAGATCCAACCTAAAAAAGATACCTATGTAGTCGCTAGTGATTCAACCTTCGCTCCTTTTGAATTTCAAAATGCTGATGGTAAATACGAAGGAATTGATGTTGACTTAGTAAATCGAATTGCCGAACTGCAAGATTTTACTATCGAGTTTAAATTTATCGGCTTTAGCTCTGCTGTTCAAGCAGTCGAGTCTGGTCAAGCAGATGCAATGATCGCCGGCATGACGATTACAGATGAACGTGAAAAATCCTTTGACTTTTCTACGCCTTACTTCAATAGTGGCATTCAAATCGCTGTCAAAAAAGGCAATGACAAAATCCATTCTTATGAGGATTTAAAAGATAAAAAAGTTGGCGCTAAAATTGGGACTGAAAGTGCTGATTTCCTTGAATCGAACAAAGATAAATATGGTTACTCGATCAAATATCTAGATACGACAGATGCATTATACAGTGCGCTTGAGATCAATGAGATCGATGCTATGATGGATGATTATCCTGTCATTGGTTATGGTGTGGCACAAAAACAACCATTAACAACGCCAATTCCACGTGAAGAAGGCGGAAAATATGGATTTGCTGTTAAAAAAGGTAAAAATCCTGAACTGATCCAAATGTTTAATGAAGGTTTAGCAGAATTAAAACGAACTGGTGAATATGATGAGATCATCGGAAAATACGTAAAAGATGGCGCTACTGAAAATAAAGTGGATGAATCAACATTTGTCGGCATGATTCAAAATAACTGGAAACGATTATTAAACGGATTATGGATGACTATTCAATTAACCTTGGTTTCATTTATTTTAGCTCTGATCGTTGGAGTACTTTTTGGATTATTCAGTGCCTCACCATCAAAAACTTTACGTGTGATTTCGACGATTTATGTTGATATCATTCGTGGGATTCCTTTAATGGTTTTAGCTTTCTTTATCTACTTTGGCTTACCTGGAATTCTAGGTTTCAACATTCCAGTATTTCTTGCTGGAATCATTACACTGACCTTAAATGCAAGTGCTTATATCTCTGAAATCGTCCGTGGCGGGATCAATGCAGTGCCAGTCGGTCAAATGGAAGCGTCACGTAGTTTAGGTCTTTCATACAACCGTACAATGCAAAAAATCATTTTACCACAAGCAATCAAAATCATGATTCCTTCTTTCGTCAATCAATTTGTTATCTCATTAAAAGATACAACGATCCTTTCTGCGATTGGTCTGATCGAGTTGTTGCAAACAGGTAAAATCATCGTTGCTAGAAACTTACAAAGCACAATGGTCTACTTCGTGATTGCCATGATGTATTTGATTTTGATCACAGCCTTGACGAAATTAGCTAAAGTTTTAGAAAAGAAGGTGAAATAA
- a CDS encoding amino acid ABC transporter ATP-binding protein produces the protein MAEKILVEHLVKKYGDNTVLNDINVSIQEGDVVCVIGPSGSGKSTFLRCLNQLEEATSGDIIIDGANLTDKNTNINKVRQHIGMVFQHFNLFPHLSIMENITLAPTDLGRLSKKDAEEKAIKLLDTVGLADKKDSYPESLSGGQKQRVAIARALAMNPDIMLFDEPTSALDPEMVGDVLNVMKKLAKQGMTMVIVTHEMGFAKEVANRVMFIDGGNFLEDGTPQQIFENPQNERTKDFLDKVLNI, from the coding sequence ATGGCTGAAAAAATTCTAGTAGAACATTTAGTAAAAAAATATGGTGATAATACCGTGCTTAACGATATCAATGTATCCATTCAAGAAGGCGATGTAGTTTGTGTTATCGGCCCTTCTGGTTCTGGTAAAAGTACCTTTCTTCGTTGTTTGAATCAACTTGAAGAAGCAACTAGTGGTGATATTATCATCGATGGCGCTAATCTAACGGATAAGAATACGAATATCAACAAAGTACGTCAACACATCGGTATGGTTTTTCAACATTTTAATTTATTCCCTCACCTATCGATCATGGAAAATATTACATTAGCCCCAACCGACCTAGGTCGTCTTTCAAAAAAAGATGCGGAAGAAAAAGCTATTAAGCTTTTAGATACTGTTGGGTTAGCGGATAAAAAAGATAGTTATCCTGAATCATTATCTGGTGGACAAAAACAACGGGTAGCGATTGCTCGTGCCTTAGCAATGAATCCTGATATCATGTTATTCGATGAACCAACATCTGCACTTGATCCAGAGATGGTCGGTGATGTACTGAACGTTATGAAAAAATTAGCAAAACAAGGTATGACCATGGTGATCGTAACACATGAGATGGGCTTTGCTAAAGAAGTTGCAAATCGCGTGATGTTTATTGATGGTGGTAATTTCTTAGAAGATGGTACACCACAACAAATTTTTGAAAATCCGCAAAATGAGCGTACAAAAGATTTCTTGGATAAAGTACTTAATATTTAG
- the rapZ gene encoding RNase adapter RapZ: MADNLQLVIITGMSGAGKTVAIQSFEDMGYFCIDNMPPSLIPKFWELIKESGKVTKIALVIDLRSRNFFREIQDMLVELENTNLIDTTIMFLDATDEELVSRYKETRRAHPLAMDGLITEGIRKERAILEEIRGDAQVVIDTTELSPRQLRERINEEFKSRDTHEFRIELISFGFKYGLPIDADIVMDVRFLPNPHYIPELRPLTGQDSSVYDYVMSFPETESFYTRFIDLLKNVMPGYEKEGKSSVTIAIGCTGGQHRSVALTERVAKELEQDYHVNITHRDKGKRKETVNRS, encoded by the coding sequence ATGGCTGATAATTTACAATTAGTGATAATCACTGGAATGAGCGGTGCAGGGAAGACTGTAGCCATTCAAAGTTTTGAAGATATGGGGTATTTTTGTATCGATAATATGCCCCCAAGTTTAATCCCTAAGTTTTGGGAATTGATCAAAGAATCTGGAAAAGTAACGAAGATTGCTTTAGTAATTGATTTACGCTCTCGTAACTTTTTTAGAGAAATTCAAGATATGTTAGTTGAATTAGAAAATACTAATTTGATCGACACAACGATCATGTTTTTAGATGCAACAGATGAAGAATTAGTTTCTCGTTATAAAGAAACGCGCCGTGCGCATCCATTAGCAATGGATGGCCTAATTACAGAAGGCATTAGAAAAGAGCGAGCGATTCTTGAAGAGATCAGAGGTGATGCTCAAGTTGTGATCGATACGACTGAATTATCTCCAAGACAATTACGAGAAAGAATCAATGAAGAATTCAAATCAAGAGATACCCATGAATTTCGTATTGAGCTGATTTCATTCGGTTTTAAATATGGATTGCCGATTGATGCTGATATTGTGATGGATGTGCGTTTTTTACCAAACCCTCATTATATCCCTGAACTAAGACCGCTGACAGGTCAAGATTCATCTGTTTATGATTATGTCATGAGTTTTCCAGAGACAGAAAGTTTTTATACTCGTTTTATCGATTTGTTGAAAAACGTGATGCCTGGTTATGAAAAAGAAGGCAAATCCAGTGTAACGATTGCTATCGGCTGTACGGGAGGACAACATCGTTCAGTAGCTTTGACAGAGCGTGTGGCTAAGGAACTTGAACAAGATTACCATGTAAACATCACACATCGTGACAAAGGCAAGCGGAAAGAGACGGTGAACCGCTCATGA
- the uvrA gene encoding excinuclease ABC subunit UvrA yields the protein MANDKIVIHGARAHNLKDIDVTIPRDKMVVVTGLSGSGKSSLAFDTLYAEGQRRYVESLSAYARQFLGQMDKPDVDSIDGLSPAISIDQKTTSKNPRSTVGTVTEINDYLRLLFARVGHPICPNDGFEITSQSVEQMVDKVLELPEKTKLQVLAPVIVKKKGQHKKVFEMIQREGYVRMRVDGETYDVSEAPELEKNKKHDIAIVIDRIVVKEGIRSRLFDSFEAALRLADGYALVDVIGGEEMLFSEHYACPYCGFTVGELEPRLFSFNAPFGACPDCDGLGIKLEVDRDLVIPDPTKTLREGAIAPWNPISSQYYPQMLEQAADSFNIDMDTPFNELPVEHQEIILNGSNGEPFHFHYENDFGGVRDVEVPFEGVLTNIKRRYHETNSDFTRDQMRLYMTELTCKTCKGYRLNPQALSVKIDNTNIGQVSELAIKNAVKFFETVTLSEQEQMIAKPILKEVEDRLNFLKNVGLDYLTLSRAAGTLSGGEAQRIRLATQIGSNLSGVLYILDEPSIGLHQRDNDRLIESLKKMRDLGNTLIVVEHDEDTMRASDYLIDVGPGAGHLGGEIVASGTPDEVAKNPNSLTGQYLSGKKVIPVPKERRKGNGKIIKVTGAAENNLKNVTVEFPLEEFVAVTGVSGSGKSTLVNQILKKALAQKINRNSNKPGKHKSITGYKHIEKIIDIDQSPIGRTPRSNPATYTSVFDDIRDLFAKTNEAKVRGYKKGRFSFNVKGGRCEACRGDGIIKIEMHFLPDVYVPCEVCHGKRYNSETLEVHYKGKNISDILNMTVEDAVAFFQHIPKIHRKLKTIVDVGLGYVTLGQPATTLSGGEAQRMKLASELHKNSNGKNFYILDEPTTGLHTDDIARLLVVLERLVEAGNTVLVIEHNLDVIKSADHVIDLGPEGGDGGGTIVATGTPEDIAKVKASYTGKYLKRVL from the coding sequence ATGGCAAATGATAAGATTGTTATTCATGGTGCACGTGCACATAATTTAAAAGATATAGATGTCACGATTCCTCGTGACAAAATGGTTGTAGTAACTGGGCTTTCTGGTTCTGGGAAAAGTTCACTGGCTTTTGATACGTTATATGCAGAAGGACAACGCCGTTATGTGGAAAGTCTTTCAGCTTATGCAAGACAATTTTTAGGTCAGATGGATAAGCCAGATGTGGATAGTATTGACGGGTTGAGTCCAGCGATTTCGATCGATCAAAAAACAACAAGTAAAAACCCACGCTCGACAGTAGGAACCGTAACCGAGATCAATGATTACTTAAGATTGTTGTTTGCTCGAGTAGGGCATCCAATTTGCCCAAATGATGGTTTTGAAATTACTAGTCAGTCTGTTGAACAGATGGTAGACAAAGTCTTGGAACTGCCAGAAAAAACAAAGCTCCAAGTATTAGCACCTGTGATCGTGAAGAAAAAGGGTCAACACAAAAAAGTATTTGAAATGATTCAACGGGAAGGCTATGTTCGGATGCGAGTAGATGGGGAAACCTATGATGTCAGCGAAGCACCTGAACTTGAAAAAAATAAAAAACATGATATTGCGATTGTGATTGATCGTATTGTTGTAAAGGAAGGTATCCGTTCTCGTTTATTTGATTCATTTGAAGCAGCATTGAGATTAGCAGACGGTTATGCACTAGTTGATGTGATTGGTGGAGAAGAAATGTTGTTCAGTGAACATTATGCTTGTCCATACTGTGGTTTTACTGTAGGTGAATTAGAGCCAAGATTGTTTTCTTTTAATGCGCCATTTGGAGCTTGTCCTGATTGTGATGGATTAGGAATAAAATTAGAAGTCGATCGGGATCTAGTCATTCCAGATCCAACTAAAACATTGCGAGAAGGGGCAATTGCACCTTGGAATCCAATCAGTTCTCAATATTATCCGCAAATGTTGGAACAAGCAGCTGATAGTTTCAATATTGACATGGATACACCATTTAACGAACTTCCCGTGGAACATCAAGAAATCATTTTGAATGGTTCGAATGGAGAACCTTTCCACTTTCATTATGAAAATGATTTTGGCGGAGTGCGTGATGTGGAAGTTCCATTTGAGGGTGTCTTAACAAATATCAAGCGTCGATATCATGAAACAAATAGCGACTTTACTCGTGATCAAATGCGTTTATATATGACTGAATTAACTTGCAAGACATGTAAAGGATACCGTTTAAATCCACAAGCCTTATCAGTTAAAATCGATAATACAAATATCGGTCAAGTCAGTGAATTGGCTATCAAAAATGCAGTGAAATTTTTCGAAACAGTGACATTATCTGAACAAGAACAAATGATTGCCAAACCAATTTTAAAGGAAGTTGAAGATCGTCTGAACTTTTTAAAAAATGTCGGACTAGATTATTTGACACTTAGTCGAGCGGCAGGGACATTGTCGGGTGGTGAAGCACAGCGGATTCGTTTAGCGACTCAAATTGGTTCTAATTTGTCGGGAGTCTTATATATATTGGATGAGCCATCAATTGGTCTTCATCAAAGAGATAATGATCGTCTGATCGAATCACTGAAGAAAATGCGTGATCTAGGCAATACCTTGATCGTCGTGGAACATGATGAAGACACAATGAGAGCGTCTGATTACTTGATCGATGTGGGACCTGGTGCTGGACATTTAGGCGGAGAAATCGTAGCTTCTGGTACGCCGGATGAAGTCGCAAAAAATCCTAATTCTTTAACTGGTCAGTATTTATCTGGGAAAAAAGTAATCCCAGTCCCTAAAGAACGTCGTAAAGGTAACGGTAAAATAATCAAAGTTACCGGTGCAGCTGAAAATAACTTGAAAAATGTCACAGTAGAGTTTCCTTTAGAAGAATTTGTGGCTGTAACTGGTGTTTCAGGGTCTGGAAAAAGTACCTTGGTCAACCAAATTTTGAAAAAAGCTTTAGCTCAAAAAATCAATCGTAATTCGAATAAACCTGGAAAACACAAAAGTATTACTGGATACAAACATATCGAAAAGATCATTGATATCGATCAAAGTCCGATTGGGCGTACGCCAAGAAGTAATCCGGCGACCTATACAAGTGTGTTTGATGACATTCGCGATTTATTCGCAAAGACTAATGAAGCTAAAGTTCGTGGATACAAAAAAGGACGATTTAGTTTTAACGTGAAGGGCGGCCGTTGTGAAGCATGTCGTGGCGACGGAATTATTAAGATTGAAATGCATTTTTTACCAGATGTCTATGTTCCTTGTGAAGTGTGTCATGGTAAACGTTATAACTCAGAAACACTAGAAGTTCATTATAAAGGAAAGAATATTTCTGATATATTGAATATGACTGTTGAAGATGCAGTGGCATTCTTCCAACATATCCCTAAGATTCATCGTAAATTGAAAACAATTGTCGATGTAGGATTAGGCTATGTTACGTTAGGCCAACCAGCAACCACGCTATCTGGTGGAGAAGCACAGCGAATGAAGCTTGCTAGTGAGCTACACAAAAATTCAAATGGTAAAAATTTCTATATATTAGATGAGCCGACAACAGGATTGCATACTGATGATATTGCACGATTACTAGTCGTTTTGGAACGATTGGTTGAAGCTGGAAATACGGTTCTTGTGATTGAGCATAATTTAGATGTGATAAAATCGGCAGACCATGTAATTGATTTGGGTCCAGAAGGTGGAGATGGTGGTGGAACAATTGTAGCAACAGGGACGCCAGAAGACATCGCCAAAGTCAAAGCCAGCTATACGGGTAAGTATTTAAAACGAGTTTTATAA
- a CDS encoding gluconeogenesis factor YvcK family protein → MKMKTYRIRKPKIVVVGGGTGLPVILKSLRNQSADITAVVTVADDGGSSGAIRESMNMTPPGDLRNVLVALSDMPQLYEDIFQYRFDKSDKYFANHAIGNLIIAAVSEMRGSTYEAIQLLSKMMHVDGHIYPSSERPLTLHAVFKDGTTAIGESSIAVDRKTIDHVFVTNTNDDEQPKAARKVVKAIEEADMIVLGPGSMFTSILPNLVINEIGDAIINAEGEVVYICNIMTQKGETEHFTDADHVCVLHEHLNSKFVDTVLVNTENVPDGYMDPEVYDEYLVQVEHDFQKLRDEGCRVISTDFLKLRDGGVFHDGDKVVDELFRIVFGARY, encoded by the coding sequence ATGAAAATGAAAACCTACCGGATTAGAAAACCTAAAATCGTCGTTGTTGGCGGTGGAACGGGTTTGCCTGTTATTTTAAAAAGCTTGCGGAACCAAAGTGCTGATATCACAGCTGTTGTGACTGTTGCTGATGATGGTGGCAGTAGTGGGGCGATTCGTGAGTCAATGAATATGACGCCGCCAGGAGATTTACGTAATGTGTTGGTTGCTTTGTCTGATATGCCCCAGCTTTATGAAGATATTTTTCAATATCGGTTTGATAAATCAGACAAGTATTTTGCCAACCATGCAATTGGTAATTTGATTATTGCTGCTGTTTCAGAAATGCGTGGCAGCACTTATGAAGCAATTCAGCTACTTTCAAAAATGATGCATGTAGATGGACATATCTATCCTTCGTCAGAAAGACCATTGACTCTTCATGCTGTATTTAAAGATGGTACGACTGCGATCGGTGAATCAAGCATTGCCGTTGATCGTAAAACAATTGATCATGTTTTTGTAACCAATACCAATGACGATGAGCAACCTAAAGCGGCTAGAAAAGTTGTTAAAGCAATTGAGGAAGCGGATATGATCGTGTTGGGACCAGGCAGTATGTTCACCAGTATTTTACCTAATTTGGTGATCAATGAAATTGGCGATGCGATCATTAATGCGGAAGGTGAAGTCGTCTATATTTGTAATATCATGACTCAAAAAGGTGAAACAGAACATTTTACTGATGCTGATCATGTGTGTGTACTTCATGAACACTTGAATAGTAAATTTGTTGATACTGTTTTGGTCAATACAGAAAACGTTCCTGATGGCTATATGGATCCAGAAGTTTATGATGAGTACTTAGTCCAAGTGGAACATGACTTCCAAAAATTACGAGACGAAGGCTGTCGTGTGATTTCTACGGACTTC
- the uvrB gene encoding excinuclease ABC subunit UvrB: MIERETSNTFDLVSKYKPDGDQPEAIKRLVDGIEGGEKAQILLGATGTGKTFTISNVITEVNKPTLVIAHNKTLAGQLYGEFKEFFPNNAVEYFVSYYDYYQPEAYVPSSDTYIEKDASINDEIDKLRHSATSSLLERNDVIVVASVSCIFGLGDPKEYSEQVVSIRVGMEIDRSQLLTDLVNIQFERNDIDFQRGRFRVRGDVVEIFPASRDDHALRVEFFGDEIERIREVDALTGEVIGETEHVAIFPATHFVTNEDHMEHAISQIQAELDARLTVLRNENKLLEAQRLEQRTNYDIEMMREMGYTSGIENYSRHMDGRSEGEPPYTLIDFFPDDFLLVIDESHVSMPQIRGMYNGDRARKQMLVDYGFRLPSALDNRPLRLEEFEKHVHQVVYVSATPGPYEYEQTDTVIPQIIRPTGLLDPLIEVRPIMGQIDDLVGEIHERVEKDQRVFITTLTKKMSEDLTDYLKELGIKVKYLHSDIKTLERTEIIRDLRLGEFDVLIGINLLREGLDVPEVSLIAILDADKEGFLRSERSLIQTIGRAARNSDGRVIMYADKITDSMQKAMDETARRRSIQEKYNEEHGIIPKTIIKEIRELISISKTNEKGEPIKIDKSYHELSRQEKADLLMKLEKEMRDAAKALDFETAATLRDTILELKAAE, encoded by the coding sequence ATGATAGAAAGAGAGACCTCCAATACATTTGATTTAGTCTCAAAATATAAACCAGATGGAGATCAGCCAGAAGCAATCAAACGATTAGTAGACGGTATCGAAGGCGGGGAAAAAGCACAAATTTTATTAGGTGCAACTGGAACCGGGAAAACATTTACGATCTCCAATGTGATTACCGAAGTAAACAAACCAACATTAGTCATTGCCCATAATAAAACATTAGCTGGACAGCTTTATGGAGAGTTCAAAGAATTCTTCCCTAATAACGCGGTCGAGTATTTTGTTAGTTATTACGATTATTATCAACCAGAAGCCTACGTACCCTCAAGCGATACCTATATAGAAAAAGATGCCAGTATCAATGATGAGATCGATAAGTTACGACATTCTGCGACAAGCTCTTTATTAGAACGAAACGATGTGATCGTAGTGGCATCTGTCTCATGTATTTTTGGTTTAGGTGATCCCAAAGAGTATAGTGAGCAAGTTGTTTCGATTCGTGTAGGCATGGAGATTGATCGTAGTCAGCTGTTGACTGATTTAGTAAATATTCAATTTGAGCGAAACGATATAGATTTTCAACGTGGACGCTTTCGTGTTCGTGGCGATGTTGTTGAAATTTTTCCTGCATCACGAGATGATCATGCGTTACGAGTTGAATTTTTTGGCGATGAGATTGAGCGGATTCGAGAAGTTGATGCATTGACTGGTGAAGTGATCGGTGAGACAGAACATGTCGCGATCTTTCCAGCAACGCACTTTGTAACCAATGAAGATCATATGGAACATGCAATTTCACAAATCCAAGCAGAGTTGGATGCTCGTTTGACTGTTTTGCGCAATGAAAATAAATTACTGGAAGCACAACGTTTGGAGCAGAGAACGAATTACGATATCGAAATGATGCGGGAAATGGGCTATACATCTGGTATCGAAAATTATTCTCGTCATATGGATGGCCGTTCAGAAGGCGAACCGCCGTATACATTGATTGACTTTTTCCCAGATGACTTTTTACTTGTGATCGATGAGTCACACGTGTCGATGCCGCAAATTCGTGGTATGTATAATGGTGACCGTGCTAGAAAACAAATGCTGGTAGATTATGGTTTCCGTTTACCTAGTGCTTTGGATAATCGTCCGTTACGGTTAGAAGAATTTGAAAAACATGTGCATCAAGTGGTGTACGTTTCTGCAACACCTGGACCATACGAGTATGAACAAACAGATACTGTTATTCCTCAGATCATTCGTCCGACAGGCTTATTAGATCCATTGATCGAAGTTCGTCCGATCATGGGACAAATCGATGATTTAGTAGGCGAGATCCATGAACGAGTTGAGAAAGATCAACGTGTATTCATCACGACTTTAACGAAGAAAATGTCTGAAGACTTAACCGATTATCTTAAAGAGTTAGGGATCAAAGTCAAATACCTGCATAGTGACATTAAGACCTTAGAACGAACAGAAATCATTCGAGATTTACGTTTAGGTGAATTTGATGTCTTGATCGGGATCAACTTGCTCCGTGAAGGGTTAGATGTACCTGAAGTATCATTGATTGCGATTTTAGATGCTGATAAGGAAGGTTTCTTGAGGAGTGAGCGCTCATTGATCCAAACTATTGGTCGTGCCGCCCGTAATTCAGATGGTCGAGTTATTATGTATGCTGATAAAATCACTGATTCTATGCAAAAAGCGATGGATGAAACAGCACGACGCCGTTCGATCCAAGAAAAATATAACGAAGAACATGGTATTATACCGAAAACAATCATTAAAGAAATCCGCGAGTTGATTTCAATTTCTAAAACAAATGAAAAAGGCGAACCAATCAAGATCGATAAATCATATCATGAGTTGAGTCGCCAAGAAAAAGCTGATTTATTAATGAAACTAGAAAAAGAAATGCGCGATGCAGCTAAAGCATTGGACTTTGAAACAGCAGCAACTCTAAGAGATACGATTTTGGAGTTGAAAGCAGCAGAGTAA